The segment actgtgtacactgctatgctattgtgtgtgtctgtgtgtctgtgtgtgtggtgtgtgtgtgtgtgtgagatcactTCTTCTGCCGGCGGAAGAGATTCTTGACACTCTCCGCCATAGGTTCGTTCATCATGCTCATTGGCTGGTTCTTCAGGGCAGCCTCCCgcatacttttgtaaatatacTCATTCTCTCTAAACATCCTCAACTCCATTTCTGTCTGCATACGCATAGcctagggagagggggagggatcaGGTCGTCAAGGTGACTTTAATCTTGGAGATCgttccctgtgtgtgtgcgtttctgtGTGAgaatgcatgtgtatgtgtgcatgtctCATGTCTTACCTCAAGGTCTTTGGTGATGGGATGTGTGGGTCCGTGTGTTCTCTGCAGGATGGCATAGGCCTTACAGATCATGCCGTGTCCCACCTCTATCTTCCCTGCCTGCCAGTGGGTCACTCCTGCCCTCATGGTTGCCATCCCCAGGTGGGCGTTGCATGGATGGTATAGCTTGCTGTCAAAATGTGATACagtgatacatttaattacaCCATTTTTTCTTCTAAACTCTGTTAAGAGGTTTCTTATGGTCAATTGTACTTACTTGTATCCGTCCACCATTTTGCGTGCATAGTCAGCGGCCTCGTCAATAAACTGCAGGTAGGCTGACACCTCACTGGCTGTGCTCCACATCCTTAGCTGGTAGATGTGTGTATCAGCCAACACTGGCTCCTGTTTCTCCATACACTCCCTGCATATCTTAATAAcctgggaggagagaggaggagagcgggaGGGTTGATTTAGGCTTggaatccagtgtgtgtgtgtgtgtgtgtgtgtgtgtgtgtgtgtgtgtgtgtgtgtgtgtgtgtgtttatgttgtaCCTCATGGTAGTTCCCCTCCAAGCGAGCCTTATCCATCTTCTGCAGCATCTGCAGACTGTACTCTGTTACCTCCTTCACCTGCTCCTCTGGTACCTACAGgacaagagaggacaggagatgacaggagaggagagaaaaggacaagagaggacaggagaagacaggagaggacaggagaggagagaaaaggacaggagaggagagaagaggacaggcgaggacaggagaggacagtagaggagaaaataggacaggagatgagaggagagaagaggccaggagagtacaggagagaagaggacaggagaggagagaagaggacagaagaggagagaagaggacaggagaggagagaagaggacaggagaggagagaagaggacaggagaggagagaagaggacaggagaggagaggagagaagaggacaggagaggagagaagaggacaggagaggagagaagaggacagaagaggagagaaaaggacaggagaggagagaagaggacagaagaggacaggagaggagaggaggacaggagatgagaggagagaagaggacaggagaggacaggagagtagaggacaggagaggagagtagacgacaggagaggtcaggagaagtcaggagaggagagaagaggacaggagagaagaggaggacaggagatgagaggagagaagaggacaggagaggacaggagaggagagtagatgaCAGGAGAGGTCAGGAGAGGTCAGGAGACGAGAGAataggacaggggaggagagaagaggacaggagatgagagAATAGGACatgagaggacagtagaggagaaaaaggacaggagagagaggagagaagatgacaggagtggagaggacaggagaggtcaggagaggagaggagaacatgagaggggagaagaggacaaaagaggagagaagaggacaaaagaggagagaagaggacagtagaggacaggggaggagaggaggacagtagaggacaggggaggagagaaaaggacaggagaggagaggaggacaggagatgagaggagagaagaggataggtcaggagaggtcaggagaggagagaataggacaggagaggagagaagaggacaggagatgagaATAGGACAGGAGTGGACAGTAGAGGAGAAAAAAggacaggagatgagaggagagaagaggacaggggaggagaggacaggagaagacaggagtggagagaagaggacaggggaagagagaagaggacaggagaggacagtagaggacaggggaggagagaagaggacaggagtggagagaagaggacaggggaggagagaagaggacaggagaggagagaagaggacaggagatgagagaataggacaggataggacagtaGAGGTCAGGAGAGGAGCCCTGGTTTAGAGAAAAATATTATTCTTCTGCTCTGCTCCCACCTCccccagacaacacacacacacacacacacacacacacacacacacacacacacacacacacacacacacacacaccacacaccacacacacaccacacaccacacaccacacacacacaccacacacacacacactcattggaAAGAGCACAGTCAGCCGCAGTGCAGTGTTCCTGGAGCTTGTCTAAGTGCCtcgctcaaatcaaatcacattttattggccgcatacacatatttactaGATGAAATTGtggatgtagcgaaatgcttgtgtttttagctccaacagtgcagtaatatctagccaTACACAGCAATCCACACAAATGGAAAAgttaaataatggaattaagaatgtCCAATGACTACGGagtataaatatacagtaccagtcaaaaggtcggacacacctgctcattcatgggtttttctttatttttactgttttctacattgtagaataatagagaagacatcaaaactatgaaataacacatatggaataatgtagtaaccaaaaaagtgttaaacaaatctaaacatATTTTAAATGTGAcattcttgaaagtagccaccctttgccttgatgacagctttgtattctcttggcattctctcaaccagcttcatgaggtagtcacctggaatgcatttcaattaacaggtgtgccttgttaaaagttaatttgtggaatttctttcattcttaaaacttcttcaggatcagTGGGCCCCcggtgggacggttgagctaacgtaggctaatgcgattagcatgaggttgtaagtaacaggaacatttcccaggacatagacatgtctgatattggcagaaaacttaaattcttgttaatctaactgcactgtcaaatttacagtagctattacagtgaaagaataccaagctattgtttgaggagagtgcacagttttgaacatgaaaagttattaatagacgaattaggcacatttgggtggtctagatacaacattttgaacagaaatgaaatggttcattggatcagtctaacacGTTGCAAATACACTGcctccatctagtggccaaaagatATATTGcatctgggctggaataatacattatggcctttctcttgaatttcaaagatgatggtacaaaaaaaatactataaaacgtttttttctttgtattatcttttaccagatctaatatgttatattctcctacattcctttgaCATTTACACAAACGTCAAAACGTTTCCTTttaaatggtaccaagaaaatgcatatccttgcttcagggcctgagctacaggcagttagatttgggtatgtcattttaggtgaaaattgaaaaaagggacAGAGTCTTAAGAGTTTGAGCCATtaagttgtgttgtaacaaggtaggggtggtatacagaagatagccttatttggtaaaagaccaagtccatattatggcaagaacagctcgaataagcaaagagaaaaaacagtccatcattactttaagacatgaaggtcagtcaatccgtaaaatttcaagaactttgaaacttTCTTCAAGTGCGGTAGCAAAAacattaagcgctatgatgaaactggctctcatgaggaccaccacaggaaaggaagacccagaattacctttgctgcagaggataagttcattagagttaactgcacctcagattgcagcccaaataaagttcaagtaacagacacatctcaacatcaactgttcagagaagactacatgaatcaagccttcatggtctgattgctgcaaagaaacccccactaaaggacaccaataataagaagagacttgctagggccaagaaacacgagcaatggacattagaccggtggaaatctgtcctttggtgtcatgagtccaaatttgagatttttgattgcaaccgccttgtctttgtgaaatgcagagtaggtgaacggatgatctctgcatgtgtggttcccaccgtgaagcacggaggaggacgtgtgatgtgtgggggtgcattgctggtgacgctgtcagtgatttatttagaattcaaggcacacttaaccagcatggctaccacagcattctgcagcgatgtgccatcccatctggtttgcgcttagtgggactatcatttgtttttcaacagaacaatgacccaacacacctccaggctgtgtaagggctatttgaccaaggagagtgatggattgctgcatcagataacctggcctccacaatcacctgacctcaacccaattgagatggcttgggatgagttggactacaGAGTTATGGAAAAGCAGCCACACGTGCTCAGCatatggaaaagcattcctcatgaagctggttgagagaatgctataagtgtttaaagctgtcatcaaggcaaagggtggctactttgaagaatctcaaatataaaatatattttgatttgttttatacttttttggttgctacataattccatatgtgttagttcatagtgttgatgtcttcgctattactctataatgttgaaaatagtcaaataaagaaaaaaccttgaatgagtaggtgtttgcAAGCTTTTGACttgttctatatatatatatatacacacacaaatggaccacagagtgaaggaaaagcagccaacaggtgctcagcacatggaaaagcattcctcatgaagctgattgagagaatgccaagagtgtgcaaagctgtcatcaaggcaaagggtggctactttcaggaatctcaaatataaaatatattttgaattgtttaacacttttttggttactacataattccatatgtgttatttcatagttttgatgtcttcactactactctacaatgtagaaaatagtaaaaaataaagaaaaacccttgaatgagtaggtgttctaaaacttttgactggtagtgtatgtatgCTGGAATACATGTGGGGGTAGTATATAATGTATCACTAGACATGTCTCACATGTCAGTCTGGTCTTGTCAAAATTACACACTGATTGACACCGATGACAACACGTTATTATCACGTGACAATGCATTGTGCCTTGTTACCAATGTCACCGTTGCAGATGCTCAATAATGTTCTCAATAATGTTCTCTGTTTTCATAATGATCCCATATGTGAACATACTGACTGACAAAAGCCCTAGGAACAGAATTCTAATTCTATAGTCCCAGTACTCTAATGTTAGGGTATTGCTTTTATGATCGTAGTCGTCGAGGGCAGCTGTCTTGGCTGGCTTTTGTCCTGAGTCTGACCTCTCAAGCAGTGACTCATCTAGATGTAGGAAAGAATGTGAGTGGACCTATTAGCAACTTTAAAGTGGTTTGATATTATGTTACAGCTAGCAGTGATTTAGCCTACAGCAAGTCAACACATTCCCACAAGGCCTAGTACAGGATATGATGTTCATAAATCGAAAGCAACACAAGGTTCAGTTCTTTTCACTTTAAACAATAATCAGTCCTAGGACCCATCATTTGATCCTATCATAATAAGTAATGCACTGAACCCAGTGGGATATTTGCTGGTCAAATTTAAATGACATACATGGGTGGATTTCACATTCACATGCCCCTACCTTGACCCCGTCCACCTCCTTGCCTCCCATCTTGAGGTCGTCTTTGATGTGACCTTTACAGTGTTCACAGGTACAGTCAAAGAAGTAATGCATTTTcagctgtctctgtctgtcctcagtCACGTTCAGGAAATCCACGTAGGACACTGTCACCTCCTCACCCGGCTCGATCTTGCCCAGGGCACGCAGCTCAATcctggggtgaggagaggggcaGTGAGTGGGTTATGTGGGGTGCGCCGGAGGCAAAGGacagggtgcatctcaatagtctaaaatGGAATTCTGAGATTAACCTGTAGCTACAGTTGTAGATCACGGACATGTGACAATGCACAGATCACCTGAGGGGTCTTAGGCAACATTTGGTTACATTTTTATACAGATCTTTTCATCAATATTTCCAAATACCAGCATAGAATTTGCTACTATCTACTATCACTCACATGGCACTCTGTTCAAGACAGACAAGGAGACagggggagatagacagagagacagagagaaagggagacagagggagacagagcgaaggagagacagagagaaagggagacagagggagacagagggtgaCAGAGGCAGATAGAGGgtgacagaggcagacagagatagACGGACAGCGGGAGACAGCGGGAGACGGAGGCAAACCCAAACACAATGTTCAGAGAAGAGCCAACAGCACAAATGGTGAAGGAAGACATGATGACAGGTGGACATTCCTTATGTTTGCTGAGCTTGGCTTGCAAACAGGTGGTGCTAGTGACTTGCAGGACTGGAGTGGTGGAAAGGGGGAGGGCAGAGCCATATATATCTAAAGATATGGATCTGGGAGAGGTAGGTGGAGTTGTAACAGAATTAGTAAGTTAGCAAGTGTAGCAAATGAGGATTTGTGAAACTCACTCCTCATTTACAATGGTGCCCTGACCCCAATCTGTAATTGCTCTAAGATCAATGCTGGGGTCGCTGCGGAGTGAGTTTAGGAGGTGAATGGAACAGTTGGGGATCTGTGAAAATCCTCCACCTGAAGTGTCTCCACTTGCGCTGCGTCACGACTGGGTAAGACACTTCAGGAAGGTGGTCATGTGTTTTTgcgaggcagaggtcctgggttcgagCCTCAGTATGGGTCGAATCAGGAGGAAGCAGTGTGATGTCCTTTACACAAGCAACCATTTTTGATATGGTGAAGCAACTCAATTTTAAACTTGAAGTCAGGTCTACGAAGAACCCTGTTTCAAGTTTATCTCTGATAGTGATGCATCATAGGAGGGATGGGTGTGAGGTTTTTATTGATGATGTTGGAGATGAGGATTCATGATGGTGAGATTTTAATTAATGATatttaggtagttgttggggttATACTATTGTACCAGAAAGACCCACCTCATCTGAGAGTGATACACAGTATTCACAGCCGACTGACTGAAAGACAAAGCAAGAAGCAGtttacaccaaacacacacacacacacacacacacacacacacacacacacacacacacacacacacacacacacacacacacacacacacacacacacacacacacacacacacacacacacacacacacacacacacggtgtccCTATTGTTATTGAATTACAGTACATACTTGCCATGGTTGAGGATGACAGTGCAGTTAGGCCAGCAGTCATGGTTGACCAGACACAGGTTAGGGAACAGACCCACTCCCACGGCATTTAGACCTCTCTGGTCACTCACTGTGAAGCCATTACAGTTGATctacagagggatggagaggaacaGATGGACAGATGAAAAAAGGAAAGTCATAGAATAAGAAGAAACAGGAAGAGAAACAGGTAGAAatggagagaagaaagagaagagggaagaACCTACCACTCCAAAGATGTGCGAGATGTCGTCTACACGGTGTTGCTTGCTGTTGCGTGGCCAGTAGTCCAAGAAGTTGTGGATGTCCACCTTCAGCTCCTTCAGATCATCCTCAGGCATGTCACTGATGTGGTTCTCCAGATCGTCCAATGAGGTCATCTGCATGTCTGACATGACACTGCCCTCTTTATCGAGGCGCCACATGATGCGGGCGGCCAAACTGACAGGGACACGGAGCATGAGTTGTTAGGTCAAACCTTAATGCTCATCCATAACATGATAATGACTCAATTGACAGTAAACTATTCAACATTGCACACTTTCTATCCCCCATCTCTCGCTCCCCATGCACCCCCCTAAgtctttggtctctctctctctctcatctccttatcTCCTTATCTCCTTATCTCCTTATCTCCTTATCTCCTTATCTCCTTATCTCCCAGAcgtcctcctcatccctctatTCCCCCTCACCTCACCCAcaagtgccacacacacacacaatccctcctCACCGGATGTTCTCATTGGGTGCCTTGCCGAAGTTGTCCCCGATGGCCCCGAAAGCCTTGATGGCTCCACACTCCAGCTTGTGTTCCTTCCAGCCAGCGCTCTGGCATGTCTTGTCAC is part of the Salvelinus namaycush isolate Seneca chromosome 18, SaNama_1.0, whole genome shotgun sequence genome and harbors:
- the LOC120062801 gene encoding histone-lysine N-methyltransferase SMYD1-like — translated: MDNIEVFDSPGKGRGLRATKELLSGDVLFSEPPFAAVVFDSLADKICHSCFRRQDKLQRCGQCKFAQYCDKTCQSAGWKEHKLECGAIKAFGAIGDNFGKAPNENIRLAARIMWRLDKEGSVMSDMQMTSLDDLENHISDMPEDDLKELKVDIHNFLDYWPRNSKQHRVDDISHIFGVINCNGFTVSDQRGLNAVGVGLFPNLCLVNHDCWPNCTVILNHGNQSAVNTVYHSQMRIELRALGKIEPGEEVTVSYVDFLNVTEDRQRQLKMHYFFDCTCEHCKGHIKDDLKMGGKEVDGVKVPEEQVKEVTEYSLQMLQKMDKARLEGNYHEVIKICRECMEKQEPVLADTHIYQLRMWSTASEVSAYLQFIDEAADYARKMVDGYNKLYHPCNAHLGMATMRAGVTHWQAGKIEVGHGMICKAYAILQRTHGPTHPITKDLEAMRMQTEMELRMFRENEYIYKSMREAALKNQPMSMMNEPMAESVKNLFRRQKK